From one Humulus lupulus chromosome 8, drHumLupu1.1, whole genome shotgun sequence genomic stretch:
- the LOC133798235 gene encoding uncharacterized protein LOC133798235 isoform X2, whose product MEDFQENLSPSSSLSSSFSLPTPDPLSIDAELWLMGEQRTQEILCIIQPNIVSDKKRKEVINYVRRLINGHFGTEVLSFGSVPLKTYLPDGDIDLTTFSYQNLVEDLAKEVCNILKREEDSEFQVKDVQYINAQVKVVKCTVKDIAVDISFNQVAGLCTLCFMEQVDQLMGKDHLFKRSIILAKAWLYYESRILGAHHGLISTYALETLVLYIVNLFHASLRGPLEVLYRFLEYYSTFDWDNYCVTINGPVALSSLAEIMTERTEGDDDKLLSKEFLKNCRDMFSIPIRASEAEVHEFPIKRLNILDPLNDNNNLGRSVSKGNFHRIICALSHGTQRLGEILVLPGVGLGEGLEEFFKNTLDRNGRGERPDIQAPVPAFGTGRCELYDLSGDYDSYYGGLQYTQWYHDYFITISMQSNQTLSYVWNESTLSWTVQPNQNGFQRRGTEAFVPRMPLYHPNLSLLPAATFSTSIMGKSRGTGTYIPDMTRYLYKDIYKKPWKRTPEPARHSLPLKSTQKSDDNNKPSEKDKGKSSSPLDLSLEEFPFLPGTSNTIQSEIPQPVVLALNSSPAKHSSPTFRNIESGSLRHSPSPSGLHSQLACEQTDSVISVLRVEKQQELSGNEVVIPVKPYELEAEKDFPPLACIISKKGNTDRTEEAGLEKIIGLTQPKVLSQN is encoded by the exons TCATTAATTATGTGAGGAGGCTAATTAATGGACATTTTGGAacagag GTTTTATCATTTGGGTCAGTCCCTCTGAAGACCTATCTTCCTGATGGGGATATTGATTTGACTACTTTCAGCTATCAAAACTTGGTAGAGGATTTAGCCAAAGAAGTGTGCAATATACTCAAACGTGAAGAAGACTCAGAATTCCAAGTTAAAGATGTTCAATACATTAATGCACAG GTTAAGGTTGTGAAATGCACTGTGAAAGATATAGCAGTGGATATCTCTTTCAATCAAGTAGCTGGCCTCTGCACTCTCTGCTTCATGGAGCAG GTTGATCAGCTTATGGGGAAGGACCATCTATTTAAACGCAGTATTATCTTGGCCAAAGCATGGCTCTATTATGAGAGCCGAATTCTCGGTGCGCATCATGGTTTGATTTCAACCTATGCACTGGAAACGTTGGTCTTGTATATCGTCAATCTCTTTCATGCATCACTACGTGGTCCTTTAGAG GTACTGTATAGATTTTTGGAGTACTATAGCACATTTGATTGGGATAATTACTGTGTCACTATAAACGGTCCTGTTGCATTGTCTTCCCTTGCTGAAATCATGA CTGAGAGAACAGAAGGTGATGATGATAAATTACTTAGTAAGGAGTTTCTGAAAAACTGCAGAGATATGTTTTCAATTCCAATAAGGGCAAGTGAGGCTGAAGTGCATGAATTCCCAATTAAGCGACTCAACATTTTAGATCCTCTAAATGACAACAACAATCTAGGTCGTAGTGTTAGTAAAG GTAATTTCCATCGGATTATATGTGCTCTTTCACATGGAACTCAAAGGCTTGGAGAGATACTCGTGCTACCAGGAGTAGGCCTGGGTGAAGGACTCGAGGAGTTCTTTAAGAACACTTTGGACAGAAATGGAAGGGGAGAAAGGCCAGATATCCAAGCTCCTGTTCCTGCATTTGGTACTGGAAGATGTGAACTTTATGACCTCAGTGGAGACTATGACAGTTACTATGGTGGTTTACAGTACACACAGTGGTACCATGATTAtttcataactatttctatgcaGTCGAATCAAACCCTTTCTTATGTGTGGAATGAGAGTACCCTGTCCTGGACAGTGCAGCCCAACCAGAATGGATTTCAAAGAAGGGGTACAGAAGCATTTGTCCCAAGAATGCCGCTTTATCATCCTAATTTGTCACTACTACCTGCTGCAACTTTTAGTACTTCTATAATGGGGAAATCAAGAGGAACAGGAACATACATTCCTGACATG ACTCGTTATCTCTACAAAGATATTTATAAGAAGCCGTGGAAAAGGACTCCAGAACCTGCACGACATAGTCTTCCTCTGAAATCAACCCAAAAGAGTGATGATAACAACAAGCCCTCCGAAAAGGATAAGGGTAAAAGCAGTAGCCCACTTGATCTTTCGCTGGAAGAATTCCCATTCCTTCCAGGCACCTCGAATACCATTCAATCAGAAATCCCTCAGCCTGTTGTGCTCGCCTTGAATTCTTCTCCAGCCAAACATTCATCTCCCACCTTTAGAAACATCGAGTCTGGGTCTTTAAGGCATTCACCATCACCATCAGGACTGCATTCCCAATTAGCATGCGAGCAGACAGATTCAGTTATATCTGTCCTGAGAGTTGAGAAGCAACAAGAGTTATCGGGGAATGAAGTGGT GATTCCTGTAAAACCTTACGAACTGGAAGCTGAAAAAGATTTCCCGCCTTTGGCATGTATCATCTCAAAGAAGGGAAATACAGATAGAACAGAAGAAGCAGGGCTTGAAAAGATAATTGGTTTGACTCAACCTAAAGTTCTATCCCAAAATTAA
- the LOC133798235 gene encoding uncharacterized protein LOC133798235 isoform X1 translates to MEDFQENLSPSSSLSSSFSLPTPDPLSIDAELWLMGEQRTQEILCIIQPNIVSDKKRKEVINYVRRLINGHFGTEVLSFGSVPLKTYLPDGDIDLTTFSYQNLVEDLAKEVCNILKREEDSEFQVKDVQYINAQQVKVVKCTVKDIAVDISFNQVAGLCTLCFMEQVDQLMGKDHLFKRSIILAKAWLYYESRILGAHHGLISTYALETLVLYIVNLFHASLRGPLEVLYRFLEYYSTFDWDNYCVTINGPVALSSLAEIMTERTEGDDDKLLSKEFLKNCRDMFSIPIRASEAEVHEFPIKRLNILDPLNDNNNLGRSVSKGNFHRIICALSHGTQRLGEILVLPGVGLGEGLEEFFKNTLDRNGRGERPDIQAPVPAFGTGRCELYDLSGDYDSYYGGLQYTQWYHDYFITISMQSNQTLSYVWNESTLSWTVQPNQNGFQRRGTEAFVPRMPLYHPNLSLLPAATFSTSIMGKSRGTGTYIPDMTRYLYKDIYKKPWKRTPEPARHSLPLKSTQKSDDNNKPSEKDKGKSSSPLDLSLEEFPFLPGTSNTIQSEIPQPVVLALNSSPAKHSSPTFRNIESGSLRHSPSPSGLHSQLACEQTDSVISVLRVEKQQELSGNEVVIPVKPYELEAEKDFPPLACIISKKGNTDRTEEAGLEKIIGLTQPKVLSQN, encoded by the exons TCATTAATTATGTGAGGAGGCTAATTAATGGACATTTTGGAacagag GTTTTATCATTTGGGTCAGTCCCTCTGAAGACCTATCTTCCTGATGGGGATATTGATTTGACTACTTTCAGCTATCAAAACTTGGTAGAGGATTTAGCCAAAGAAGTGTGCAATATACTCAAACGTGAAGAAGACTCAGAATTCCAAGTTAAAGATGTTCAATACATTAATGCACAG CAGGTTAAGGTTGTGAAATGCACTGTGAAAGATATAGCAGTGGATATCTCTTTCAATCAAGTAGCTGGCCTCTGCACTCTCTGCTTCATGGAGCAG GTTGATCAGCTTATGGGGAAGGACCATCTATTTAAACGCAGTATTATCTTGGCCAAAGCATGGCTCTATTATGAGAGCCGAATTCTCGGTGCGCATCATGGTTTGATTTCAACCTATGCACTGGAAACGTTGGTCTTGTATATCGTCAATCTCTTTCATGCATCACTACGTGGTCCTTTAGAG GTACTGTATAGATTTTTGGAGTACTATAGCACATTTGATTGGGATAATTACTGTGTCACTATAAACGGTCCTGTTGCATTGTCTTCCCTTGCTGAAATCATGA CTGAGAGAACAGAAGGTGATGATGATAAATTACTTAGTAAGGAGTTTCTGAAAAACTGCAGAGATATGTTTTCAATTCCAATAAGGGCAAGTGAGGCTGAAGTGCATGAATTCCCAATTAAGCGACTCAACATTTTAGATCCTCTAAATGACAACAACAATCTAGGTCGTAGTGTTAGTAAAG GTAATTTCCATCGGATTATATGTGCTCTTTCACATGGAACTCAAAGGCTTGGAGAGATACTCGTGCTACCAGGAGTAGGCCTGGGTGAAGGACTCGAGGAGTTCTTTAAGAACACTTTGGACAGAAATGGAAGGGGAGAAAGGCCAGATATCCAAGCTCCTGTTCCTGCATTTGGTACTGGAAGATGTGAACTTTATGACCTCAGTGGAGACTATGACAGTTACTATGGTGGTTTACAGTACACACAGTGGTACCATGATTAtttcataactatttctatgcaGTCGAATCAAACCCTTTCTTATGTGTGGAATGAGAGTACCCTGTCCTGGACAGTGCAGCCCAACCAGAATGGATTTCAAAGAAGGGGTACAGAAGCATTTGTCCCAAGAATGCCGCTTTATCATCCTAATTTGTCACTACTACCTGCTGCAACTTTTAGTACTTCTATAATGGGGAAATCAAGAGGAACAGGAACATACATTCCTGACATG ACTCGTTATCTCTACAAAGATATTTATAAGAAGCCGTGGAAAAGGACTCCAGAACCTGCACGACATAGTCTTCCTCTGAAATCAACCCAAAAGAGTGATGATAACAACAAGCCCTCCGAAAAGGATAAGGGTAAAAGCAGTAGCCCACTTGATCTTTCGCTGGAAGAATTCCCATTCCTTCCAGGCACCTCGAATACCATTCAATCAGAAATCCCTCAGCCTGTTGTGCTCGCCTTGAATTCTTCTCCAGCCAAACATTCATCTCCCACCTTTAGAAACATCGAGTCTGGGTCTTTAAGGCATTCACCATCACCATCAGGACTGCATTCCCAATTAGCATGCGAGCAGACAGATTCAGTTATATCTGTCCTGAGAGTTGAGAAGCAACAAGAGTTATCGGGGAATGAAGTGGT GATTCCTGTAAAACCTTACGAACTGGAAGCTGAAAAAGATTTCCCGCCTTTGGCATGTATCATCTCAAAGAAGGGAAATACAGATAGAACAGAAGAAGCAGGGCTTGAAAAGATAATTGGTTTGACTCAACCTAAAGTTCTATCCCAAAATTAA